Proteins found in one Geomonas subterranea genomic segment:
- a CDS encoding electron transfer flavoprotein subunit beta/FixA family protein, producing MYVVACIKQVPDTTQVQIDPVTNTLVRDGIPFIVNPYDTHALEESLRMKARYGFKAAALSMGPPNTEATLRKALALGVDEAILCSDRAFGGADTLSTSNVLAAAIRKLAQEDEVGIVFCGKQTIDGDTAQVGPGIAIRLGFSQLTLVDRIEHLDFLAKKIRVRRKLEGRYEIVEAKLPAMITVVRELNRPRYPTVPMRLKAAKAEVKVWDNKELQLDPNSVGLKGSPTWVSRIFSPQRAAGEIIGDGLGDPAGTARLLLEKLVASDMLAV from the coding sequence ATGTACGTGGTGGCTTGCATTAAACAGGTGCCGGATACGACGCAGGTGCAGATTGACCCGGTCACCAACACGCTGGTGCGCGATGGCATTCCCTTCATCGTCAACCCTTACGACACCCACGCGCTCGAGGAAAGCCTGCGCATGAAGGCGCGCTACGGCTTCAAGGCTGCCGCACTTTCCATGGGGCCGCCCAACACTGAGGCGACCCTGAGAAAGGCCCTGGCCCTGGGGGTGGACGAGGCGATCCTCTGCTCCGACCGCGCCTTCGGCGGCGCGGACACGCTCTCCACCAGCAACGTGCTGGCCGCGGCGATCAGGAAGCTGGCACAGGAGGACGAGGTGGGCATCGTGTTCTGCGGCAAGCAGACCATCGACGGCGACACCGCGCAGGTAGGGCCGGGCATCGCCATACGCCTTGGCTTCTCCCAGCTCACGCTGGTGGACCGCATCGAACACCTCGACTTCCTGGCCAAGAAAATCCGGGTCCGGCGCAAGCTGGAGGGACGTTACGAGATCGTGGAGGCGAAGCTTCCGGCCATGATCACCGTGGTGCGCGAGCTGAACCGCCCGCGCTACCCGACAGTCCCCATGCGGCTCAAGGCCGCCAAGGCGGAGGTGAAGGTCTGGGACAACAAGGAACTCCAGCTGGACCCGAACAGCGTCGGCCTGAAAGGTTCGCCCACCTGGGTGAGCAGGATCTTCTCGCCGCAGCGTGCCGCGGGGGAGATCATCGGCGACGGCTTGGGCGACCCGGCGGGGACCGCACGGCTGCTGCTGGAAAAGCTGGTGGCCAGCGACATGCTGGCGGTGTAG
- a CDS encoding electron transfer flavoprotein subunit alpha: MAEATTKLKKPRGKVRLIEGKCIACGARCQSSCPVDGIQMSEAGEPHIELSKCIGCLKCVKACPGSALEIFYTPEELEILAQLAGQQDLAEEDADPEELARRELVAAYRGVWVFVEQTEGEAARVSWELMGKGKELAAKLGVELCAVVMGDQVEHLCHEAFGYGADKAYLMDQPVLKHYRTYPYLDALCHLIDKFKPEIVLMGATGMGRDLAGAVATRVKTGLTADCTGLDIDAKRNLMQTRPAFGGNIMATIMCDRFRPQMATVRSHVMPMPAQMPGRTGKIVPASLPISEADIFTKVLQVIRDKKAGDVDIAGAEFIVSGGRGMMAKENFAILQELADELGGVVGASRSAVDAGWMPGDRQVGQTGKTVRPKIYIACGISGAIQHLVGMQDSDLIVAINRDKEAPIFEVANYGIVGDLFDVVPALIAALREMKASKGSVEVKDVKAA; this comes from the coding sequence ATGGCTGAAGCTACAACCAAACTGAAGAAGCCGCGGGGGAAGGTCAGGCTGATCGAGGGGAAGTGCATCGCCTGCGGCGCGCGCTGCCAGAGCAGCTGTCCGGTGGACGGCATCCAGATGAGCGAGGCGGGCGAGCCCCACATCGAACTCTCCAAGTGCATCGGCTGCCTGAAGTGCGTGAAGGCCTGCCCGGGCTCGGCCCTAGAGATCTTCTACACCCCCGAGGAACTGGAGATCCTGGCGCAGCTGGCCGGACAGCAGGACCTGGCGGAAGAGGATGCCGACCCGGAGGAACTGGCGCGCCGCGAGCTGGTGGCGGCGTACCGCGGGGTCTGGGTCTTCGTCGAGCAGACCGAGGGGGAGGCGGCCCGCGTTTCCTGGGAACTCATGGGTAAGGGGAAGGAGCTGGCCGCCAAGCTGGGTGTCGAGCTCTGCGCGGTGGTCATGGGGGACCAGGTGGAGCACCTGTGTCACGAGGCTTTCGGCTACGGCGCGGACAAGGCGTACCTCATGGACCAGCCGGTGCTCAAGCACTACCGCACCTACCCGTACCTGGACGCCCTGTGCCACCTGATCGACAAGTTCAAGCCGGAGATCGTGCTCATGGGCGCGACCGGCATGGGACGCGACCTGGCCGGCGCCGTGGCGACCCGCGTCAAGACCGGCCTCACCGCGGACTGCACCGGCCTGGACATCGACGCCAAACGGAACCTTATGCAGACCCGGCCGGCCTTCGGCGGCAACATCATGGCGACCATCATGTGCGACCGGTTCCGCCCCCAGATGGCGACGGTGCGCTCCCACGTGATGCCGATGCCGGCGCAGATGCCGGGCCGGACCGGCAAGATCGTCCCGGCCAGCCTCCCCATCTCCGAGGCGGACATCTTCACCAAGGTGCTCCAGGTGATCCGCGACAAGAAGGCCGGGGACGTCGACATCGCCGGCGCCGAGTTCATCGTTTCGGGCGGACGCGGCATGATGGCCAAGGAGAACTTCGCCATCCTGCAGGAGCTGGCCGACGAGCTTGGCGGCGTGGTGGGCGCCTCGCGCAGCGCGGTGGACGCGGGGTGGATGCCCGGCGACCGCCAGGTCGGGCAGACCGGCAAGACCGTGCGACCCAAGATATACATCGCCTGCGGCATCTCCGGCGCCATCCAGCACCTGGTGGGGATGCAGGACTCCGACCTGATCGTCGCCATCAACCGCGACAAGGAGGCTCCCATCTTCGAGGTGGCCAACTACGGGATCGTGGGCGACCTGTTCGACGTGGTCCCGGCCCTTATCGCCGCCCTGCGCGAGATGAAGGCGAGCAAGGGGAGCGTCGAGGTCAAGGACGTCAAGGCGGCGTAG
- a CDS encoding (Fe-S)-binding protein, whose product MQPDPVIFTPLLAAAGVIFAWSCYRRFRLVAVGASEDRFSRLPERLQGMFTFAFLQKRVVSRPFGINHLFIFWSFLILAVANTEFLVAGVFPAAKLSRILPQALYHPLVLVFDVVSLCALTAVLIAMVRRAVAPPYQGARTGEAFGILSLIATLMLAYFGVHAAEIALGAEDAAQYMPVSLALSSLLAAEGGTTLLSVAEVSWWLHAGVLLFFLNYLPYSKHMHILAAIPNCFFKELETPNTQPREEFEEGNVYGTGSIDRFTWKDLFDSFSCTECGRCEKSCPAASTGKPLNPRLVMHDIKVNLLANGDLLQRGGEPTVPVIGDAEGSIKPDALWSCTSCGACLAACPVFIEQMPKITKMRRHLVQMEADFPEELLNLFENMEQRSNPWGIAPGERGKWAGGRDVHQFEAGKTEYLYFVGCAGSFDSRSKQVTLAMTRIMEAAGVSFGILGKEEKCCGDSLRRLGNEYLFDKMAKENVALFQEKGVRKIVTQCPHCFTTLKNDYRQYGLELEVIPHAEFIESLLAQGKLKLDHHAKKGGNIVFHDSCYLGRHNGVYTAPRTVIAQATGSAPAEMERNRENSFCCGAGGGRMWMEEHLGERINLNRVNEALAGKPGTICTTCPYCMTMMEDGLKDRSSGGTTVKDIAELVAEGLKG is encoded by the coding sequence ATGCAACCTGATCCTGTCATCTTTACACCGCTTCTGGCAGCCGCCGGAGTGATCTTCGCCTGGAGCTGCTACCGCCGTTTCCGCCTGGTCGCCGTCGGCGCCTCAGAGGACCGTTTCTCGAGGCTGCCCGAAAGGCTGCAGGGTATGTTCACGTTCGCCTTTTTGCAGAAGAGGGTGGTGAGCCGTCCCTTCGGCATCAACCACCTCTTCATCTTCTGGTCCTTTCTGATCCTCGCGGTCGCCAACACCGAGTTCCTGGTGGCGGGCGTGTTCCCGGCGGCGAAGCTGTCGCGGATCCTGCCACAAGCGCTCTATCACCCGCTGGTCCTGGTGTTCGACGTGGTTTCGCTCTGCGCCCTCACCGCGGTGTTGATCGCAATGGTGCGACGCGCGGTTGCGCCCCCGTACCAGGGTGCCCGCACCGGCGAAGCCTTCGGCATCCTCTCGTTGATCGCCACGCTGATGCTCGCCTATTTCGGCGTCCACGCGGCGGAAATCGCACTGGGAGCGGAGGACGCGGCGCAGTACATGCCGGTCTCCCTGGCGCTCTCGTCGCTTCTCGCGGCTGAGGGGGGGACGACATTGTTGAGCGTCGCCGAGGTCTCCTGGTGGCTGCACGCCGGGGTGCTCCTCTTCTTCCTGAACTACCTTCCCTACAGCAAGCACATGCACATACTTGCGGCGATACCCAACTGCTTCTTCAAGGAACTGGAGACGCCGAACACTCAGCCGCGCGAGGAATTCGAGGAGGGGAACGTCTACGGCACCGGGAGCATCGACCGGTTCACCTGGAAGGACCTCTTCGACTCCTTCTCCTGCACCGAGTGCGGCCGCTGCGAGAAATCGTGCCCGGCTGCCAGCACCGGCAAACCGCTCAACCCGCGGCTGGTGATGCACGACATCAAGGTCAACCTGCTGGCCAACGGCGATCTTTTGCAGCGCGGCGGCGAGCCCACCGTGCCGGTCATCGGCGACGCCGAAGGGAGTATCAAGCCCGACGCACTCTGGTCCTGCACCAGCTGCGGCGCGTGCCTCGCGGCGTGCCCGGTCTTCATCGAACAGATGCCCAAGATCACCAAGATGCGCCGGCACCTGGTGCAGATGGAGGCCGATTTCCCGGAAGAACTCCTGAACCTTTTCGAGAACATGGAACAGCGCTCCAACCCCTGGGGGATAGCTCCGGGCGAGCGCGGCAAGTGGGCCGGCGGACGCGACGTGCATCAGTTCGAGGCGGGCAAGACCGAGTACCTTTACTTCGTCGGTTGCGCGGGCTCCTTCGACTCGCGCAGCAAACAGGTGACCCTGGCCATGACCCGGATCATGGAGGCGGCCGGCGTCTCCTTCGGCATCCTCGGCAAGGAGGAGAAGTGCTGCGGCGACAGCCTGCGCCGCCTGGGGAACGAGTACCTCTTCGACAAGATGGCGAAAGAGAATGTGGCGCTGTTCCAGGAGAAGGGGGTCCGCAAGATCGTCACCCAGTGCCCGCACTGCTTCACCACGCTCAAGAACGACTACCGCCAGTACGGCCTGGAGCTGGAGGTGATCCCGCACGCCGAGTTCATCGAATCGCTGTTGGCCCAGGGGAAGCTGAAGCTCGACCACCACGCCAAGAAGGGGGGCAACATCGTGTTCCACGATTCCTGCTACCTGGGGCGCCACAACGGCGTCTACACGGCGCCCCGGACGGTCATCGCGCAGGCGACCGGCAGCGCGCCCGCCGAGATGGAGAGAAACCGCGAGAATTCGTTCTGCTGCGGTGCCGGCGGGGGACGCATGTGGATGGAGGAGCACCTCGGCGAGAGGATCAACCTGAACCGGGTGAACGAGGCGCTGGCTGGCAAGCCCGGCACCATCTGCACCACCTGTCCCTACTGCATGACCATGATGGAAGACGGGCTGAAGGACCGCTCCAGCGGCGGCACCACGGTGAAGGACATCGCGGAGCTGGTGGCAGAAGGGCTTAAAGGGTAG
- a CDS encoding radical SAM/SPASM family putative metalloenzyme maturase → MQNNAAALSEFMPANEPAFLEYPSKLFVETTSRCNLNCVMCMKQNGDGSRAKDGDLDLATFSELEPALPNLEALVLNGVGEPLLNTRLEHFISRAKKLMPAGSWIGFQSNGLLLSHLRAVSLLNAGVDRVCLSMDGVDATTFSSIRSGSQLVDLEHALNALGAAKTACHRPDMEIGVEFVVMRDNLSQLPAALSWAAEFGVSFALVSHLHPFDEPHLKQCSYDICTDEAITLFQSWKSKADLKGIDIRRYFEVLWNYHKTEKDRQVIDFVAAMKSDAQQRGVTLDLKRLFGLDMTNIHQSQDIFEEAAQVARRTGIDLRLPEIARREKRGCSFVEKGSAFISWDGGMHPCYHLWHNCRSYANGWLHPVNPWVFGNVKERGVLDIWNSPAFRGYRENVVRHDYPSCAECNTSPCDLVQAERFDQDCYVNTEPCGSCLWSSGVFRCLD, encoded by the coding sequence ATGCAAAACAACGCGGCGGCACTGTCCGAGTTCATGCCGGCCAACGAGCCGGCCTTCCTGGAATACCCCTCCAAGCTGTTCGTGGAAACCACCAGCCGCTGCAACCTGAACTGCGTCATGTGCATGAAGCAGAACGGTGACGGCAGCCGGGCCAAGGACGGCGACCTCGACCTTGCCACGTTCAGCGAGCTGGAGCCGGCCCTCCCCAACCTGGAGGCGCTGGTGTTAAACGGAGTGGGCGAGCCGCTGCTCAACACCCGCCTGGAGCACTTCATAAGCCGCGCCAAGAAGCTGATGCCGGCGGGGAGCTGGATCGGGTTCCAGAGTAACGGCCTGCTCCTCTCCCACTTGCGCGCCGTCTCGCTCCTGAACGCGGGCGTGGACCGGGTCTGCCTCTCCATGGACGGGGTCGATGCCACCACCTTCAGTTCTATCCGCTCGGGAAGCCAGCTCGTCGACCTGGAGCATGCCCTGAACGCCCTGGGCGCCGCCAAGACCGCCTGTCATCGCCCCGACATGGAGATCGGGGTCGAGTTCGTGGTCATGCGCGACAACCTGAGCCAGCTCCCGGCGGCTCTCTCCTGGGCCGCGGAATTCGGCGTCAGCTTCGCGCTCGTTTCCCACCTGCATCCGTTTGACGAACCGCACCTCAAGCAGTGCAGCTACGACATCTGCACCGACGAGGCGATCACCCTGTTCCAGAGCTGGAAGAGCAAGGCCGATCTCAAGGGGATCGACATCCGCCGTTATTTCGAAGTTCTCTGGAATTACCACAAGACGGAAAAGGACAGGCAGGTGATAGATTTCGTGGCTGCCATGAAGTCGGATGCCCAGCAGCGCGGGGTAACACTCGACCTGAAGCGGCTTTTCGGGCTGGACATGACCAACATCCACCAGAGCCAGGATATCTTCGAGGAGGCGGCGCAGGTGGCGCGCCGGACCGGGATCGACCTACGGTTGCCGGAGATAGCGCGGCGCGAGAAGCGCGGCTGCAGCTTCGTCGAGAAGGGGAGCGCCTTCATCTCCTGGGACGGCGGGATGCATCCCTGCTACCACCTGTGGCACAACTGCCGCTCCTACGCCAACGGGTGGCTGCACCCGGTCAACCCGTGGGTGTTTGGCAACGTGAAGGAACGCGGCGTGCTCGATATCTGGAACAGCCCGGCGTTCCGGGGTTACCGGGAAAACGTGGTGCGTCACGACTACCCGTCCTGTGCCGAGTGCAACACCTCGCCCTGCGACCTGGTGCAGGCCGAGCGGTTCGACCAGGACTGCTACGTCAACACCGAGCCCTGCGGCAGCTGCCTGTGGAGCTCGGGGGTCTTCAGGTGTTTGGATTGA
- a CDS encoding vWA domain-containing protein, whose amino-acid sequence MAPGTLQNAVVRLLKERPFYGHFLLNLRREERPLNGKAAGVTIRNGTPTLAVDPASFSLLSAPQQQALLEHMVKHLLHLHMLRGKGKNSHDWDLCCDLAINPGTPGLPEDAIYPNQFDLPDGLAAEEYYRLLVRPFDVGNLAGSGFGDEAQEVEGASGGGKDPAGASTLDDHAIWSDADSTPLPLAEEMLRAVTRESLRGSDGEAPAEVRGVVDAILRPSPIPWRQVLRQFVATAGRVGKKSTWMREHRRFEHDTPGSRKRHRLTLLVGIDVSDSTNIAELREAFATELLQIARGRDAAITVLYANSRIQQVEAFKGSAFVPQRYDGGGFTDLRPVFEYAKTMHPLPAAVIYLTDGIGPVPEQMELPTLWVLTADGEKPAPWGIELRLEV is encoded by the coding sequence ATGGCGCCGGGCACTCTGCAAAACGCCGTCGTGCGGCTTTTAAAGGAGCGCCCCTTCTACGGCCATTTCCTGCTCAACCTGCGCCGGGAGGAACGACCGCTCAACGGGAAGGCCGCCGGTGTCACCATCCGCAACGGCACCCCGACGCTCGCCGTCGATCCCGCCTCCTTTTCCCTCCTCAGCGCACCTCAGCAACAGGCGCTGCTCGAGCACATGGTGAAGCACCTCTTGCACCTGCACATGCTGCGTGGCAAGGGGAAGAACTCGCACGACTGGGACCTCTGCTGCGACCTGGCCATCAACCCGGGCACCCCGGGGCTGCCCGAAGACGCGATCTACCCGAACCAGTTCGACCTTCCCGACGGCCTCGCCGCGGAGGAGTATTACCGCCTTCTGGTGCGTCCCTTCGACGTCGGCAACCTCGCGGGGAGCGGTTTCGGCGACGAGGCACAGGAGGTCGAGGGCGCATCGGGGGGGGGCAAGGATCCCGCGGGGGCCTCGACGCTCGACGATCACGCCATCTGGAGCGACGCCGACAGCACGCCGCTGCCGCTGGCCGAGGAGATGCTGCGCGCGGTGACCCGGGAGAGCCTGCGCGGCAGCGACGGCGAAGCCCCGGCCGAGGTGAGGGGGGTGGTGGACGCCATCCTGCGCCCCTCCCCCATCCCCTGGCGCCAGGTGCTGCGGCAGTTCGTGGCCACCGCGGGCAGGGTCGGCAAGAAGAGCACCTGGATGCGGGAACACCGCCGCTTCGAGCACGACACCCCGGGATCGCGCAAACGGCACCGCCTGACGCTTTTGGTCGGCATCGACGTAAGCGACTCCACCAACATCGCGGAGTTGAGGGAAGCGTTCGCCACGGAGTTGCTGCAGATAGCCCGCGGCCGCGATGCCGCCATCACCGTGCTCTACGCCAACAGCAGGATCCAGCAGGTGGAGGCGTTCAAGGGGAGCGCCTTCGTGCCGCAGCGCTACGACGGCGGCGGCTTCACCGACCTGCGACCCGTCTTCGAGTACGCGAAGACCATGCATCCCCTCCCCGCCGCGGTCATCTATCTCACCGACGGCATCGGCCCGGTACCGGAGCAGATGGAGCTGCCGACCCTGTGGGTCCTGACCGCAGATGGTGAGAAACCCGCACCGTGGGGAATCGAACTGAGACTGGAGGTGTGA
- a CDS encoding YtxH domain-containing protein yields MGHKECCEGGCMVKLVVGGLIGAGLALLLAPQAGKKTRKYLASLAEEVGGKANETVSDFAETVSDFVDRASDRASEFLKEKEGLTKESKKMLLAALEKAQEKLEEQRKRLEDSI; encoded by the coding sequence ATGGGACACAAAGAGTGCTGCGAAGGGGGGTGCATGGTTAAGCTCGTGGTGGGCGGATTGATCGGAGCCGGGCTCGCGCTTTTGCTCGCTCCCCAGGCCGGGAAGAAGACGCGGAAGTACCTGGCGTCGCTGGCCGAAGAGGTGGGGGGTAAGGCCAACGAGACGGTCAGCGACTTTGCGGAGACGGTTTCCGACTTCGTTGACCGGGCCAGCGACCGCGCCTCCGAGTTCCTGAAAGAGAAGGAAGGTCTGACCAAGGAGTCCAAGAAGATGTTGTTGGCGGCTTTGGAGAAGGCACAGGAGAAACTGGAAGAGCAAAGGAAAAGGCTTGAGGATAGCATCTAG
- a CDS encoding ferredoxin, with product MAKEPWVDQDVCISCGLCTDNVPEVFRFADNGKAEAYDPGGASEDEIQRNAIDVCPVSCIHWR from the coding sequence ATGGCAAAAGAACCCTGGGTTGACCAAGACGTCTGTATCAGCTGTGGCCTTTGCACGGACAACGTGCCTGAAGTGTTCCGGTTTGCCGACAACGGCAAGGCCGAGGCCTATGATCCGGGCGGCGCTTCCGAGGATGAGATCCAGCGTAACGCCATCGACGTCTGCCCGGTGAGCTGCATTCATTGGCGCTGA
- a CDS encoding cytochrome b/b6 domain-containing protein: MSLYQVPESEIRIELGDPVPFGRRKRRDLLIAAALGAPFGTGDPVDLALLSAASKKEDLRHYEQTGFTPLEPRLARSVARVRRVDSGEEVLYARGEVDSILYLCHPDEATRYRAELQAEMQMTHGFRALGVGRGRIAPDGGESWEFLGYIPVRATREKSRRSDEPGDFYYVPVWDWQLRVLHWLAVLLIVVLSLTGLLMGSSRFIYGVTGGYSNYLSWLRLTHFVAGWLLLCAAILRIAGLFLASNRFQRWYALFPVRVRDLKNLLQVAQNYLFCRFDRPPHYIGHNPLQQVAYTAIFAVGLLALITGFALYALYDPENWFFGYLVRLDEVIGVQYLRLAHQLIMWIFLAFIPIHVYLSVRADTVEREGALSSIVSGGRWCRKGTRFEDGEERPEPGEAAREARRG; the protein is encoded by the coding sequence ATGAGCCTCTACCAGGTACCGGAATCCGAAATCCGCATCGAGCTGGGAGACCCGGTCCCCTTCGGCCGAAGGAAGCGGCGCGACCTCCTCATCGCCGCCGCGCTGGGCGCCCCCTTTGGCACCGGGGATCCGGTGGACCTGGCGCTCTTGAGCGCGGCGTCGAAAAAGGAGGACCTGCGCCACTACGAGCAGACCGGCTTCACGCCGCTGGAGCCGCGCCTGGCCAGGAGCGTGGCCCGGGTGCGCCGGGTGGATTCGGGTGAGGAGGTGCTTTACGCCCGGGGCGAGGTGGACAGCATCCTCTACCTCTGCCACCCGGACGAGGCGACCCGCTACCGGGCCGAGCTCCAGGCGGAGATGCAGATGACGCACGGCTTCCGGGCGCTTGGTGTGGGGAGAGGGCGTATCGCCCCGGACGGCGGGGAAAGCTGGGAGTTCCTGGGGTACATCCCGGTGCGGGCCACCAGGGAGAAGAGCCGGCGCAGCGACGAGCCGGGGGACTTTTACTACGTGCCGGTGTGGGACTGGCAGCTGCGCGTGCTGCACTGGCTGGCGGTACTGCTGATCGTGGTCCTCTCCCTTACCGGCCTCTTGATGGGAAGCAGCCGGTTCATCTACGGGGTGACCGGCGGTTACTCCAACTACCTGAGCTGGCTGAGGCTCACCCACTTCGTGGCGGGATGGCTCCTGCTCTGCGCGGCGATCCTGCGCATCGCCGGACTCTTCCTCGCTTCGAACCGGTTCCAGCGCTGGTACGCCCTCTTCCCGGTCCGCGTTCGCGACCTGAAGAACCTGCTCCAGGTGGCGCAGAATTATCTCTTCTGCCGTTTCGACCGTCCGCCGCACTACATAGGGCACAACCCGCTGCAGCAGGTCGCCTACACCGCCATCTTCGCCGTGGGACTGCTGGCCCTGATCACCGGCTTTGCCCTGTACGCCCTCTACGATCCGGAAAACTGGTTTTTCGGGTACCTGGTCCGGTTGGACGAGGTCATCGGGGTGCAGTACCTGCGCCTGGCCCACCAGCTCATCATGTGGATATTCCTCGCCTTCATCCCGATCCACGTCTACCTTTCGGTCCGCGCCGATACCGTCGAGCGCGAGGGCGCCCTCTCCTCCATCGTGAGCGGCGGGCGCTGGTGCCGCAAGGGGACCCGGTTCGAGGACGGCGAGGAGCGGCCGGAGCCTGGCGAAGCAGCACGTGAAGCGCGGCGGGGCTAG